A window of Nocardiopsis sp. Huas11 genomic DNA:
CGACGGCGTCGGGCTCCCAGTCGCAGAAGAGGCCGCTCCCGGCGTCGTCGATGTCGACGTAGAGGTCGACGTGGTCGTCGGGCCGCACCACGACCCAGGACCCCTGCCCGCCGGTCAGGTGCCGGTCCAGGGCCTCGGCCGTCTCGGCCCGCCCACGCGAGGGGAAGACGAACACGCTGCGCATGGCCGCAGTGTAGGACGGCCGCCCCGGGCACAGTGCCCGGGGCGGCCGTCCGCCGTGTTCCGTACCGTCCCGTCTAGGCGGCGGTCTCCAGGAGCAGGAGCTGGTCCAGGATGTCCTGGAGCGTGACCAGGCCCATCAGACCGTCGTCCTCCACCAGCGAAAGGTGGCTGCGGCTGTCCCGCATGATCCCCATCGCCGCGTACATCGGCGTGTCCGCGGGCAGGGTGAGCACCGGACGCATCAGGTCGGCGGCGGTCGTGCCCGCCGGACTCGTCAACGCCTCGCGTACGTGCAGCACGCCCACCGGCTCGCCCCCGTCCATCACCACCAGCCGCAGGTGCGTGGACTCGCGGGAGACCCGCTTGATCTCCTCCAGCCCGTCCTCGGGCCCGACCGAGGCGATGTCCTCGCGCGGGGTGATGATCTCGTCCAGCGGACGCGAGTTCACCTCCAACGCGGTGGCCAGCTGGTTACGGCGCTCGGAGTCCAGCGCGCCCGCCTTGGCCGAGTGCTCCACCAGCTCGCGCACGTCGTCCGGGCTGTGCCCGGCCGAGACCTCGTCCACGGCCTCCACGCCCACGCGGTGCAGCGACCAGTTCGCCATGCCGTTGAGCATGACCAGCACCGGCCGGGTGAGCCACATGAACGCCCGCATCGGGATCGCCAGCAGCGTCGCGGACTTCTCCGGGTGCGAGATCGCCCACGACTTGGGCGCCATCTCACC
This region includes:
- a CDS encoding hemolysin family protein; its protein translation is MSDMNVWLALGVTAGIILLSAFFVAIEFALVAARRYRLEAAAETSASARAALRSARDLSLLLAGSQLGITLCTLALGAISKPAVHHLLEPLFHGLPHAVASVVSFVLALVVVTFLHLVVGEMAPKSWAISHPEKSATLLAIPMRAFMWLTRPVLVMLNGMANWSLHRVGVEAVDEVSAGHSPDDVRELVEHSAKAGALDSERRNQLATALEVNSRPLDEIITPREDIASVGPEDGLEEIKRVSRESTHLRLVVMDGGEPVGVLHVREALTSPAGTTAADLMRPVLTLPADTPMYAAMGIMRDSRSHLSLVEDDGLMGLVTLQDILDQLLLLETAA